One segment of Rhodothermales bacterium DNA contains the following:
- a CDS encoding helix-turn-helix transcriptional regulator encodes MKLLTRSEEFVLLSVWRLQDEAYSLQIREQISEITGHEWSLGSIYTPLERLARRRLLTSRLSRETPERGGRKKRIYELTPLGKRALVDMQTVGAAMWDGVLSFIPEWRNA; translated from the coding sequence CTCCTGACCCGAAGTGAAGAATTCGTCCTCTTGTCCGTCTGGCGACTCCAGGACGAAGCGTACAGCCTTCAAATCCGCGAGCAGATTTCCGAGATCACTGGACATGAATGGTCCCTCGGATCCATATACACCCCCCTGGAGCGACTTGCCCGCAGGCGATTGCTTACTTCACGGCTGAGCAGGGAAACCCCGGAACGGGGTGGACGAAAGAAACGGATCTACGAACTTACCCCCCTCGGAAAGCGGGCGCTTGTGGACATGCAGACCGTGGGCGCCGCCATGTGGGACGGTGTCCTGTCCTTCATACCCGAATGGAGGAACGCATGA
- a CDS encoding copper homeostasis protein CutC codes for MSPESVILVEACVTTLEEAVAASKAGAHRLELCAKLDEGGVTPYLELFNDVLDVVELPICVMIRPRSGSFHMTPDEISRMIRDVERFADAGVDGLVVGVLDAKGEPDAGAIAELVDAAHPVPLVFHRAFDQCANPLQALDVLFDAGIDRILTAGGTGTAWENRATLKDLVAAAEGRLTIMAGGGIRADHVQSLIDETGVIDIHARASAIPGIVAALEKETGAG; via the coding sequence ATGTCTCCCGAATCCGTCATCCTGGTTGAAGCCTGTGTCACGACCCTGGAGGAAGCCGTTGCGGCTTCCAAGGCCGGGGCCCACCGACTCGAATTGTGTGCCAAACTGGACGAAGGAGGCGTGACACCCTATCTGGAATTGTTCAACGACGTCCTGGACGTGGTCGAATTGCCGATTTGTGTGATGATCCGGCCGCGTTCCGGGTCCTTCCACATGACGCCTGATGAAATCTCGCGCATGATCCGCGACGTGGAGCGCTTTGCCGATGCGGGCGTGGACGGGCTGGTGGTCGGTGTCCTGGACGCCAAGGGTGAGCCGGATGCCGGGGCTATCGCGGAGTTGGTGGATGCGGCGCATCCGGTGCCGCTCGTCTTCCATCGGGCCTTCGACCAGTGCGCCAATCCACTCCAGGCCCTGGATGTGCTGTTCGATGCGGGCATCGATCGGATCCTGACGGCCGGGGGGACAGGGACCGCCTGGGAAAACCGCGCCACGCTGAAGGACCTCGTGGCGGCCGCTGAAGGCCGGTTGACCATCATGGCAGGCGGAGGAATCAGGGCCGACCATGTGCAATCGCTCATCGACGAAACCGGTGTCATCGACATCCACGCCCGGGCAAGCGCTATTCCGGGCATCGTAGCGGCGCTGGAAAAAGAAACCGGGGCAGGGTGA
- the arsM gene encoding arsenite methyltransferase, with product MNTSDSLTAPQTALTPEFLRTTVREKYASVARGETSCCVDGDLNMIGDEYDGVEGYVADADLSLGCGLPVEYAGLAPGQTVLDLGSGAGLDAFVARQIVGDTGRVLGVDFTPEMVEKARLNAGKLGYTNVEFQEGDIEDLPYAPASVDVIISNCVLNLVPEKERAFASMARVLRPGGHFCVSDVVTRGDLPDDIRASAELYAGCVSGAMDQEAYVGLLEAAGFERIEIVKEKPIGLPESLLPKGEPTPIWSITVRGVRP from the coding sequence ATGAACACGTCCGACTCCCTGACCGCTCCCCAAACCGCGCTGACGCCTGAATTCCTGCGCACCACCGTGCGCGAAAAATATGCCTCCGTGGCCCGCGGCGAGACGTCCTGTTGCGTCGACGGGGACCTGAACATGATCGGGGATGAATATGATGGCGTGGAAGGCTATGTCGCCGACGCCGATCTGAGCCTGGGGTGCGGACTTCCGGTGGAGTATGCCGGGCTCGCACCCGGGCAAACCGTGTTGGACCTGGGTTCCGGGGCCGGGCTCGATGCCTTCGTTGCCCGGCAGATCGTGGGTGACACCGGCCGTGTGCTGGGCGTTGATTTTACGCCCGAAATGGTGGAAAAAGCCCGCTTGAACGCCGGCAAGCTGGGCTACACGAATGTTGAATTCCAGGAGGGTGACATCGAGGACTTGCCGTACGCTCCCGCCTCTGTCGACGTCATCATCTCGAACTGCGTCCTGAACCTCGTGCCTGAAAAAGAGCGGGCTTTCGCCAGTATGGCCCGCGTATTGCGGCCGGGGGGACATTTCTGCGTATCGGACGTGGTTACCCGTGGGGACCTGCCGGATGATATCCGCGCATCGGCCGAGCTGTACGCCGGGTGCGTGTCCGGAGCCATGGACCAGGAGGCCTATGTGGGTCTGCTCGAGGCTGCGGGGTTTGAGCGCATCGAAATCGTGAAAGAGAAGCCTATCGGACTGCCGGAGAGCCTGCTCCCGAAGGGCGAGCCCACTCCCATCTGGAGTATAACCGTGCGCGGCGTTCGACCGTGA
- a CDS encoding ABC transporter permease, producing the protein MNPNRSQDPSSVRPPRVSARILAWLLDDDWDTPAGDFEEYFHQQASSKGQHWARWWYRRQVWALLPGRLVHKAGWSMFMLWNSLKVAIRAMRRQPVMSAVNVGGLATGIAAAVLLTLFVVDEFTFDNMHAKEHRTARVVDVQTTDSGEQQHLVHTMNPLGPALVRDVPGVETVVRMLSSSTLGRQTVTQGDRTYYEGRYLTVDSTFFDVFDYPFLAGDPETALNGPGQVVLTESAARQYFGDADPMGGTLELQWQGAFTVTGVVKDPPPDTHLDFSMLCTLSTMHAFPDWTPFLERWETSNSITYVLLEEGTDIAAVQEGLERLVRDRVEDRRVYLQPMEDIHFGSAHIVFDRNANPSSRTTVLMLLLVGLFIAVIAGINYTNITTAAALGRVREVGLRLTSGAWRSQLVRQFLAESLATTFVATLIAGLLVWATLGPFNSLVGKNLEFNALVPGLLAGILLVTGLLAGAWPAWVLSRVRPADALKGGSRLVGGGNRGRQWLVVTQYALSIGMIAASLIVHAQLRLIQTANLGFDQEQLVVIDINSGQARSSFASIKADMSAVPSVRAVSVSSNVPGDWKSIRQMDAGRTADELVPSAFLGVDSAFLETFGMTLLQGRNLDDRSGADSMSVLLTESTASRLGVSVGDRIHIPGSSLARSFQDSTFEPEVVGIVKDFHFRSLHEPIGAMVIGFHRNPLTAIDYFTVRVDAQNLEETMAELRTIGEQYDPVTPFEYNFLDDRIQDFYVREARLGRLMGIATGLAILLACLGLFALSAYMTVRRTKEIGVRKVLGASVGRITVLLSSEFLKPVLTAFLLCIPATWFIMERWLESFAYRTEPGAGIFLLAGALALVFALTTVSWHTIRAANRNPVDSLKHE; encoded by the coding sequence ATGAACCCGAACCGATCACAGGATCCTTCATCCGTCCGTCCCCCTCGCGTGTCGGCCCGCATCCTTGCGTGGTTGCTCGATGACGACTGGGATACCCCGGCGGGTGACTTCGAGGAATATTTCCACCAACAGGCATCCAGCAAGGGACAACATTGGGCCCGTTGGTGGTACCGCCGGCAGGTCTGGGCCCTTCTCCCGGGCCGATTGGTGCACAAGGCGGGATGGAGCATGTTCATGTTGTGGAACAGCCTGAAGGTGGCCATCCGTGCCATGCGTCGTCAGCCGGTCATGTCAGCCGTGAATGTAGGCGGGCTCGCGACGGGCATCGCGGCAGCGGTACTGCTGACCCTGTTCGTGGTGGATGAGTTCACCTTCGACAACATGCATGCCAAGGAGCACCGGACGGCCCGGGTCGTGGACGTCCAGACCACCGACTCCGGCGAACAACAACACCTCGTCCATACCATGAATCCCCTGGGACCGGCACTGGTCCGGGACGTGCCGGGTGTGGAGACCGTAGTTCGGATGTTGTCAAGCAGTACCCTGGGTCGCCAGACGGTAACGCAGGGGGACCGGACCTATTACGAGGGCCGCTACCTGACCGTGGATTCCACGTTCTTCGATGTCTTCGACTACCCGTTCCTGGCCGGAGACCCGGAAACCGCGCTGAATGGGCCCGGCCAGGTTGTCCTGACGGAATCGGCGGCACGACAGTATTTCGGCGACGCCGATCCCATGGGTGGCACCCTCGAACTCCAGTGGCAGGGGGCGTTCACGGTCACGGGGGTCGTCAAGGACCCACCCCCGGATACCCATCTGGACTTCTCCATGCTGTGCACCCTGTCGACCATGCACGCCTTCCCGGATTGGACTCCTTTCCTGGAGCGATGGGAAACCAGCAACAGCATAACGTACGTCCTCCTCGAAGAGGGCACGGACATCGCCGCGGTCCAGGAAGGACTTGAACGCCTGGTCAGGGACCGCGTGGAGGACCGTCGGGTGTACTTGCAGCCCATGGAAGACATCCACTTCGGATCGGCACACATCGTATTCGACCGTAACGCCAATCCCTCTTCGCGGACCACCGTCCTCATGTTGCTGCTGGTGGGATTATTCATTGCCGTCATTGCCGGAATCAACTATACCAACATCACCACGGCTGCGGCGCTGGGGCGTGTCCGGGAGGTCGGACTTCGGCTGACGTCGGGTGCGTGGCGCAGCCAATTGGTCCGCCAGTTCCTCGCGGAGTCCTTGGCCACTACCTTCGTGGCGACCCTTATCGCCGGGTTGCTGGTGTGGGCTACCCTTGGACCATTCAACAGCCTGGTCGGCAAGAACCTCGAATTCAACGCGCTGGTCCCGGGCTTGCTGGCAGGAATCCTGCTGGTCACCGGTCTCCTGGCCGGGGCATGGCCGGCATGGGTGCTGTCCCGGGTCCGGCCCGCCGACGCTCTGAAGGGTGGATCCCGACTTGTCGGCGGCGGAAACCGGGGCAGGCAATGGCTTGTCGTCACCCAGTACGCGCTGTCCATCGGCATGATCGCGGCCAGCCTGATCGTGCATGCCCAGTTGCGCCTCATCCAGACAGCCAACCTGGGCTTCGATCAGGAGCAGTTGGTTGTCATCGATATCAATTCCGGTCAAGCCCGGTCCAGTTTCGCGTCAATCAAGGCCGACATGTCGGCCGTGCCGTCCGTGCGTGCCGTGTCCGTGTCGTCCAATGTACCCGGAGACTGGAAGAGCATCCGTCAGATGGATGCAGGTCGCACAGCCGACGAGCTGGTTCCATCCGCCTTCCTGGGTGTCGATTCGGCATTCCTGGAGACCTTCGGGATGACCCTGCTCCAAGGACGCAACCTGGACGACCGGAGCGGGGCCGACTCGATGTCGGTGCTGCTGACCGAATCCACGGCATCGCGCCTGGGCGTCTCTGTGGGCGATCGCATCCACATCCCCGGCAGTTCCCTGGCCCGATCGTTCCAGGACAGCACTTTCGAGCCCGAAGTCGTGGGCATCGTGAAGGACTTCCATTTCAGGTCCCTGCATGAACCCATCGGAGCCATGGTCATCGGCTTCCATCGCAATCCGCTGACGGCCATCGACTATTTCACGGTCCGCGTGGATGCCCAGAACCTGGAGGAGACGATGGCGGAACTGCGAACCATCGGGGAGCAGTACGATCCCGTCACGCCATTCGAATACAATTTCCTGGACGATCGCATACAGGATTTTTACGTGCGGGAGGCCCGGTTGGGACGCCTCATGGGTATTGCGACCGGTCTGGCCATCCTGTTGGCCTGCCTGGGCCTTTTCGCCCTCTCTGCCTACATGACCGTGAGACGCACGAAGGAGATCGGTGTCCGGAAAGTGTTGGGCGCATCGGTCGGCCGGATCACCGTGCTTTTGTCCTCGGAGTTCCTGAAACCGGTACTGACCGCCTTTCTTCTGTGCATCCCGGCGACCTGGTTCATCATGGAACGCTGGCTGGAGTCGTTTGCCTACCGCACGGAACCCGGTGCGGGCATCTTCCTGCTGGCTGGCGCGCTCGCCCTGGTATTTGCGCTGACCACCGTCTCATGGCACACCATCCGGGCCGCAAACCGAAATCCGGTCGATAGCCTGAAGCACGAGTAG
- a CDS encoding NAD-binding protein codes for MKTLSTQLSWFLHDVEMKQNLRLLSKYVLLLLVVIAVFSVIFHYIMVNVEGQQHSWMTGVYWTLTVMSTLGFGDITFQSDIGRLFSVIVLVTGIVMLLIVLPFAFIRFFYAPWLEAQIHNRAPRELPPSTTGHVILTARDAITPGLIARLERDAIPYVVIEPDTVTASNWVGEGLRTAVGEVDSKETYDKLRAGQARLVLANRSDMVNTNIALTVRDIAPDVPIAAISSAEDAIDVLELSGVTHVLPLKRWLGEQLSNRINAQSAGLYPIGEFEDLRFAELPAHNTPLSGKTPRETRLREKTGVGIVGVWDHGRLRPAAPDMTIGNNDVLVVMGTPAQLEVLDDILAIYDVNPNPVLLIGGGTVGQAAARALAAKGVPVHLVEKDGRRCNQLKGVCSNVFQGDASDYDLLQEAGIASAPSVLLTTNDDAINVYLTSYCRRLNPELRIVSRITHERNLDAIYRAGADFVLSYATLGIDVIMSILKNKDLIVLGEGVDLFTRPVPAALAGKRLAESGIRQKTGLNVVALRSGSETITRLLPDLVLEPAAELVMIGSDEQVQAFREVYG; via the coding sequence ATGAAGACCCTCAGCACGCAACTTTCCTGGTTCCTCCATGACGTGGAGATGAAACAGAACCTGCGCCTGTTGTCAAAATACGTGCTGCTCCTCCTTGTCGTCATTGCCGTTTTCTCGGTGATTTTCCACTACATCATGGTCAATGTGGAAGGGCAGCAGCACTCCTGGATGACCGGGGTCTACTGGACCCTCACGGTCATGAGTACGCTCGGATTCGGGGACATCACGTTCCAATCCGACATCGGACGCCTGTTCAGCGTGATCGTACTCGTTACCGGCATCGTGATGCTGCTGATCGTGCTTCCGTTTGCCTTCATCCGGTTTTTTTACGCGCCATGGCTCGAGGCCCAGATCCACAACCGGGCACCCCGCGAACTGCCTCCATCCACGACCGGGCACGTCATCCTTACGGCGCGCGACGCCATTACCCCGGGCCTGATTGCCCGGCTTGAGCGGGACGCCATTCCGTACGTGGTCATTGAGCCCGACACCGTAACGGCTTCGAACTGGGTGGGGGAAGGTCTTCGGACGGCGGTCGGAGAGGTGGACAGCAAGGAGACCTACGACAAACTCCGGGCCGGCCAGGCCAGGCTGGTATTGGCCAACCGGAGCGACATGGTCAATACCAATATCGCGCTCACGGTCCGGGACATAGCACCGGACGTGCCGATTGCCGCTATTTCGAGCGCCGAGGATGCCATCGATGTACTGGAACTGAGTGGGGTCACCCACGTGCTGCCGCTGAAACGTTGGCTCGGCGAACAACTCTCCAACCGGATCAATGCCCAATCGGCAGGCCTCTATCCCATCGGCGAGTTCGAGGATCTCCGGTTCGCCGAACTGCCGGCCCACAATACGCCCCTCTCCGGCAAAACACCGCGCGAAACCCGGCTCCGGGAGAAGACCGGCGTCGGCATTGTCGGCGTGTGGGATCACGGTCGTCTCCGCCCGGCTGCCCCGGACATGACCATTGGCAACAACGATGTGCTGGTCGTCATGGGAACGCCCGCCCAACTCGAAGTGCTGGACGACATCCTGGCCATCTACGACGTCAATCCCAATCCCGTCCTGCTTATTGGAGGTGGAACAGTCGGCCAGGCCGCTGCGCGCGCCCTGGCTGCGAAAGGCGTCCCGGTCCACCTGGTGGAGAAAGACGGCCGCCGCTGCAACCAACTCAAAGGTGTTTGCTCGAACGTCTTCCAGGGGGATGCATCGGATTACGACCTGTTGCAGGAAGCCGGCATTGCGTCGGCCCCGTCCGTGCTCCTGACCACGAATGACGACGCCATCAACGTGTACCTCACGTCGTATTGCCGCCGGCTGAACCCCGAACTCCGGATTGTCAGCCGGATTACCCACGAACGGAACCTGGATGCCATTTACCGGGCCGGTGCCGATTTCGTGCTCAGCTACGCCACACTCGGCATTGACGTCATCATGTCCATCCTGAAGAACAAGGACCTGATCGTGCTCGGAGAGGGGGTCGACCTGTTCACCCGCCCGGTACCGGCGGCCCTGGCCGGCAAGCGTCTGGCAGAGAGCGGCATCCGGCAAAAAACCGGACTGAACGTCGTCGCCCTGCGCTCCGGGTCGGAAACCATTACCCGATTGTTGCCGGATCTCGTTCTCGAGCCCGCTGCCGAACTCGTCATGATCGGCTCGGACGAGCAAGTCCAGGCCTTCCGGGAGGTGTACGGATGA
- a CDS encoding NAD-binding protein, with protein MTAWRRLLNDLEFRHNLRMLAGFLAVMTLIVGVFAVGFHVIMFVAEGQSTHWFSGIYWTFTTMTTLGLGDIAFASGIGRIYTVVVLMTGIIMVFVVLPFAVIRYFYTPLKDAMAHEQRQYQLPRQVHGHVIVTSNDAIRPVLLSRLRREGIPHASIQDGLADAAETYWNLRVDHARLVVANNTDVENNATIHLVRHVSPDVPIAATCGRDDTADLLERSGATHVLPLKRWLGEQLANRIHSASAGLCPIGTFEDLKLAEFPVHNTPLSGKTIRETGLRDKTGISIVGVRDHGKMEAPRPDRLLTPSCVLLILGSPGQLESLDSLLLIYDINPNPVIVIGAGVVGRAAARTLQGKGLRVHLVDRDAEMEGPAADVCTAFFTGDATHPDVLLRAGIKDAPAILISTNDDPTNIYMTGRARQMNKDLRIVSRITHERNVEIISRAGADFMLSYATLGLDVIMSILQGRSLIVLGEGIDLITRAVPPTLHGKTLGESGIGAKTGLSAVALRTPSGVVTHMKRDLVLERGPELVMLGSDEQAAAFRDAFG; from the coding sequence ATGACCGCCTGGCGCCGCCTGCTGAACGACCTGGAGTTCCGGCACAACCTGAGGATGCTGGCAGGCTTCCTGGCTGTGATGACCCTTATCGTCGGCGTCTTCGCCGTCGGTTTCCATGTCATCATGTTCGTGGCGGAAGGCCAATCCACCCATTGGTTTTCCGGGATCTACTGGACCTTCACGACCATGACGACCCTTGGCCTGGGGGACATTGCCTTCGCGTCGGGAATCGGCCGGATCTACACCGTGGTCGTCTTGATGACCGGCATCATCATGGTCTTCGTGGTCCTGCCGTTTGCCGTCATCCGCTATTTCTATACGCCGCTCAAGGATGCCATGGCGCACGAACAGCGGCAGTATCAACTCCCACGCCAGGTCCACGGCCATGTCATCGTCACGTCGAACGATGCCATCCGACCCGTGCTCCTGTCCCGGTTGCGACGGGAAGGAATTCCGCACGCCTCCATCCAGGACGGGTTGGCCGACGCGGCAGAAACCTACTGGAACCTCCGCGTCGACCACGCGCGATTGGTGGTTGCCAACAATACGGACGTGGAAAACAACGCCACCATCCACCTGGTCCGGCACGTATCGCCGGACGTGCCCATTGCCGCCACGTGCGGCCGGGACGACACGGCGGACCTGCTGGAGCGGAGTGGCGCCACACACGTGCTGCCCCTCAAACGGTGGCTGGGCGAACAACTGGCCAACCGGATCCATTCCGCTTCGGCAGGGCTGTGCCCCATCGGGACATTCGAGGACCTGAAACTGGCCGAATTTCCCGTCCATAACACGCCGTTGTCGGGCAAGACCATCCGGGAAACCGGCCTGCGTGACAAGACCGGCATCAGTATTGTCGGGGTCCGGGATCACGGAAAGATGGAGGCTCCCCGACCGGATCGTCTGCTGACGCCGTCCTGTGTGTTGCTCATCCTCGGAAGCCCCGGGCAACTGGAGTCCCTGGACAGCCTGCTCCTGATCTATGACATCAACCCGAATCCCGTCATCGTGATCGGAGCGGGCGTGGTTGGACGCGCGGCGGCCCGGACCCTGCAGGGCAAAGGACTCCGCGTCCATCTGGTGGATCGCGATGCGGAAATGGAAGGGCCGGCTGCGGACGTGTGCACGGCGTTTTTCACCGGCGATGCCACACATCCTGACGTACTGCTCCGAGCAGGCATCAAGGATGCACCCGCCATCCTCATAAGCACCAATGACGACCCGACGAACATCTACATGACCGGTCGGGCGCGGCAGATGAACAAGGACCTGCGGATTGTCAGCAGGATCACCCACGAGCGAAACGTGGAGATCATTTCCAGGGCGGGTGCCGATTTCATGCTCAGTTATGCCACGCTTGGCCTGGACGTCATCATGTCCATCCTCCAAGGCCGAAGCCTCATCGTGCTCGGCGAAGGGATCGACCTGATTACCCGGGCCGTACCGCCCACCCTTCACGGCAAAACATTGGGAGAGAGCGGGATAGGAGCAAAAACCGGGCTCAGTGCCGTCGCATTGCGCACCCCGTCCGGAGTCGTGACCCACATGAAACGGGACCTCGTACTGGAACGGGGTCCCGAACTCGTCATGCTCGGCTCCGACGAGCAAGCCGCCGCCTTCCGGGACGCGTTCGGGTGA
- a CDS encoding metalloregulator ArsR/SmtB family transcription factor codes for MKTKTDPYRPETVHLAGLMKALGHPARLEILRVLAARTSCVCGEIVEELPLAQATVSQHLKVLKEAGLIDGEIDGPRVCYCLDREALDRFSEQIPAFLDSLNTSTTCC; via the coding sequence ATGAAAACAAAAACCGACCCGTACCGTCCGGAAACGGTCCATCTGGCTGGCCTGATGAAGGCGCTCGGCCACCCGGCCCGTCTCGAAATCCTTCGCGTCCTCGCGGCACGTACGTCCTGTGTTTGTGGCGAGATCGTGGAAGAGCTTCCCCTCGCGCAGGCCACCGTGTCCCAGCACCTGAAGGTGCTGAAGGAGGCCGGTCTGATTGACGGGGAAATCGATGGGCCGCGGGTCTGTTACTGCCTGGACCGCGAAGCACTCGATCGCTTTTCGGAGCAGATCCCGGCATTCCTGGACTCCCTGAACACCTCTACTACCTGCTGCTGA
- a CDS encoding transporter substrate-binding domain-containing protein: MWYTFQGTKSNHGMALINVRNGWRRSCGAMLLVTMVLSWAVVPVGAQDVRDVRVGIYGNKPKIFLNEEGRPDGVFVGVLDAIAERAGWTLTWVPCQWSECLDLLEAGQIDLMPDVAYSQERREYLDFHNEEVMESWTQVFVAPGSGIDMWSDLNGKRVVVLRGSIQGDNLQHRFDGFGYDVDILESESWTEAFAMVRDGQADAAIPNHFFGNYHYREYGLARTPIVFDAHALYFATRRGYNADLLATIDTHLAALKTEPESAYYAAVSRWMERPPTPVLPRFVFWALVIGLTVLVVAVSFIRLLQYRVRARTRHLAEANRALSRSEEKFRAIFENNAAVKLIVDPADNSVVEVNQAAVEWFGWDRDTLMRMDLDALTEAPLGEEPWYRTALEGGVRGRFEVRMMRHDGTAAVADVFTAHLRFNDTVLLHMIVHDISAHRALETQMHQMQKMESIGRLAGGVAHDFNNFLSVIIGHAELALLRPDPSAPIRNHLQEILDAANRSKAVTQQLMAFARRDIMRPVPLDLNRHVPKMMTMLSSLVGEDIALEWQPGEGVWPIFTDPSQVDQILANLCVNARDAIAGNGHIVLETSNVEFEEAWCASNPGYLPGAYVRLTVSDDGCGMDKETLANIFEPFFTTKAVGHGTGLGLATVYGIVRQNDGFINVYSEPGLGTTFRVYLPRHDGQHASEPVRELAPSASRGKETVLIVDDEASIVDMTRMALESLGYTVLSASTAEEAVQLARGRSIDLLITDVVMPDMNGRELADKLTADHAGLLCLYMSGYTENILAHKGILREDVQLLQKPFTLGELSDAVRRVLS; this comes from the coding sequence ATGTGGTATACTTTCCAAGGCACCAAATCGAACCACGGAATGGCGTTGATCAACGTACGGAACGGGTGGCGGCGGTCCTGCGGGGCCATGCTGCTGGTCACGATGGTCCTTTCATGGGCGGTCGTGCCGGTCGGGGCCCAGGACGTGCGCGACGTTCGCGTGGGGATCTACGGAAACAAGCCCAAGATTTTCCTGAACGAGGAAGGTCGCCCGGATGGTGTGTTCGTCGGCGTGCTTGACGCCATTGCGGAACGGGCGGGGTGGACGTTGACGTGGGTGCCATGCCAGTGGTCGGAGTGCCTCGACCTGCTGGAGGCAGGGCAGATCGATCTCATGCCGGATGTAGCGTACTCGCAGGAGCGTCGGGAATACCTGGACTTCCACAACGAGGAAGTGATGGAGAGCTGGACCCAGGTATTCGTGGCGCCGGGATCGGGAATTGACATGTGGTCCGATCTGAACGGCAAGCGGGTGGTCGTCCTGCGGGGCTCCATCCAGGGAGACAATCTGCAACACCGTTTTGACGGGTTTGGGTACGACGTGGACATCCTGGAGTCGGAATCGTGGACCGAGGCGTTTGCAATGGTTCGCGACGGTCAGGCGGATGCCGCTATACCGAATCATTTCTTCGGCAACTATCACTACCGGGAATACGGCCTTGCCCGGACGCCGATCGTGTTCGACGCGCACGCCCTGTATTTTGCGACTCGGCGCGGGTACAATGCAGACCTGTTGGCGACCATCGATACGCACCTGGCTGCGTTGAAGACCGAGCCGGAATCCGCGTATTATGCGGCCGTTTCGCGCTGGATGGAGCGGCCACCAACACCGGTCCTGCCCCGGTTCGTGTTCTGGGCGCTGGTTATCGGCCTGACCGTCCTGGTCGTGGCCGTGTCGTTCATCCGGCTGCTCCAGTATCGCGTCCGGGCACGGACCCGTCACCTGGCCGAAGCCAACCGGGCGCTGAGTCGAAGCGAGGAGAAATTCAGGGCCATATTTGAGAACAACGCGGCGGTGAAGCTGATTGTGGACCCGGCGGACAACTCCGTGGTGGAAGTCAATCAGGCCGCCGTGGAATGGTTCGGCTGGGACCGGGATACGCTCATGCGCATGGACCTCGATGCCCTCACGGAGGCGCCGCTGGGGGAAGAACCCTGGTACCGCACGGCCCTGGAGGGAGGCGTCCGAGGCCGGTTCGAAGTCCGGATGATGCGCCACGACGGGACCGCCGCCGTGGCTGACGTGTTCACGGCGCATCTCCGATTCAATGACACCGTTCTGCTGCACATGATCGTGCATGACATATCTGCGCATCGGGCACTGGAAACCCAGATGCATCAGATGCAGAAGATGGAATCGATCGGTCGCCTGGCTGGGGGCGTCGCCCACGATTTCAACAATTTCCTGAGCGTGATCATCGGACACGCGGAATTGGCGTTGCTCCGGCCGGATCCGTCCGCGCCGATCCGAAATCACCTGCAGGAAATCCTCGACGCGGCGAACCGGTCCAAGGCCGTTACGCAGCAACTCATGGCGTTTGCCCGACGCGACATCATGCGGCCGGTCCCGCTGGACCTGAACCGACACGTTCCGAAGATGATGACCATGTTGTCCAGCCTGGTGGGAGAGGATATCGCGCTGGAGTGGCAACCCGGTGAAGGCGTATGGCCCATCTTCACCGACCCGTCCCAGGTGGACCAGATCCTGGCCAACCTCTGCGTGAATGCCCGCGACGCCATTGCCGGAAACGGACACATTGTCCTGGAAACGTCCAACGTGGAATTCGAGGAAGCCTGGTGTGCGTCCAATCCGGGCTATCTGCCGGGCGCGTATGTGCGTCTGACGGTGAGCGATGACGGGTGCGGAATGGACAAGGAGACGCTTGCGAACATCTTCGAACCCTTCTTTACCACGAAGGCCGTCGGTCACGGCACGGGCCTGGGTCTGGCCACCGTGTACGGCATTGTCCGTCAGAACGACGGCTTCATCAACGTGTACAGCGAACCGGGCCTCGGGACCACCTTCCGCGTGTATTTACCGCGACATGACGGGCAACACGCTTCGGAACCGGTCCGGGAATTGGCCCCGTCTGCCAGCCGTGGAAAGGAGACGGTCCTGATCGTGGACGATGAAGCCTCGATCGTGGACATGACCCGGATGGCCCTGGAATCGCTGGGATACACGGTATTGAGCGCATCGACTGCGGAAGAAGCCGTGCAGTTGGCCCGGGGGCGCTCCATCGACCTGCTCATCACGGACGTGGTCATGCCGGACATGAACGGTCGCGAACTTGCCGACAAATTGACCGCGGACCACGCGGGCCTGTTGTGTCTCTACATGTCCGGCTACACGGAGAACATATTGGCGCACAAAGGCATCCTTAGGGAGGATGTACAGCTGTTGCAGAAGCCGTTCACACTCGGCGAACTGTCGGACGCCGTCCGGCGCGTGTTGTCGTGA